The following proteins are co-located in the Pedobacter frigiditerrae genome:
- a CDS encoding PAS domain S-box protein codes for MEKPSSLMENIISVSPLPTAVVDTNMRYLAVSEKWISFYNLQNIPLIGRSHYEVFPEINDTWKDIHASCLKGNDQTCESDRFERADGTVMYIKWEVRHFLGNDGKIAGMMMTSEDVTQSTGTLINENRFQLFMENFPGLCWISGEDLTLKYANKSFYETLHLSEDIIGKNSEAIFGHGIAVIASEQNKQVLSTGKVIEFQQTLRNEQGHPQVYKVYKFPFSDVKLEERMVGAIAFDITKSTLLRQELDKSEAQFKLAFEYSLIGMALINPDGRLKRVNRSLCQMLGYTEKEIKNLTVQDLTHPEDRAKTFAMLEDFASGKMEQVKYEKRYLHKNGNIIWVIIAATMLHDHNGLPLYYVSQIEDITKRKEIENDLVLSEKKYRTIFENVQDVFYQTDQQGLVIEISPSIEQYSGFSRREIIGKPVSDFYFYPQDRERIMESLITNGYVIDFEVRLKTKDHELRYASVNARLIIENGSIVATEGSMRDVTTRKYQENALKALNSELTASNQQKNKLLSIIGHDLRNPISGSLQLLGLTIDSLSEIDQDQLKEYLEAMKKGLSSANELLEDLLDWAKSQFNAATFAPVEIDDVRDLLDRAIQTIGPLAAKKNINLVIDLKEMISLKADKAMLETIIRNLLTNAIKFTSPNGTVTLSVTPQEMATKFCISDTGIGIPKERIALLFGQTAFSTFGTADEKGTGMGLGLCYDFVTKHKGQIWAESEIGKGSCFCFTIPKIDDFD; via the coding sequence ATGGAGAAACCTTCATCCCTAATGGAGAACATTATTTCTGTATCGCCTTTGCCGACGGCAGTAGTAGATACTAATATGCGCTACCTAGCAGTTTCAGAAAAATGGATCTCTTTTTATAATCTTCAGAACATTCCATTAATTGGCAGATCGCACTATGAAGTTTTCCCAGAGATTAATGATACTTGGAAGGATATACATGCATCATGTTTAAAAGGAAATGACCAAACCTGCGAAAGTGATAGGTTTGAACGAGCCGATGGCACTGTAATGTATATTAAATGGGAAGTAAGGCATTTTTTAGGCAACGACGGGAAGATTGCGGGAATGATGATGACGAGTGAGGACGTAACCCAAAGTACTGGTACTTTGATTAATGAAAATCGTTTCCAGCTTTTCATGGAGAATTTCCCTGGGCTTTGTTGGATATCTGGCGAGGACCTAACGCTTAAATATGCAAATAAAAGTTTTTATGAAACACTACATCTTTCTGAAGATATTATAGGAAAGAATAGTGAAGCGATATTTGGCCATGGCATCGCAGTCATTGCAAGCGAGCAGAATAAACAAGTATTGTCTACAGGTAAGGTAATCGAGTTTCAACAAACACTACGTAACGAGCAAGGACATCCACAGGTTTACAAGGTTTACAAATTTCCATTTTCAGATGTAAAATTGGAAGAAAGAATGGTTGGCGCTATTGCATTTGACATCACTAAAAGTACCTTACTTCGCCAAGAACTAGACAAGAGTGAAGCGCAGTTCAAGCTTGCCTTCGAATATTCGCTTATCGGCATGGCGTTAATTAATCCAGATGGCCGTTTAAAAAGAGTAAACAGGAGCCTTTGCCAAATGTTAGGCTATACAGAAAAGGAAATTAAAAATCTAACTGTACAGGATCTAACCCATCCAGAAGATCGAGCGAAAACCTTCGCTATGCTAGAAGATTTCGCCAGTGGCAAGATGGAGCAGGTTAAATATGAAAAGCGTTATCTTCATAAAAATGGAAATATTATTTGGGTGATTATTGCCGCTACCATGCTGCATGACCACAATGGGCTACCATTATATTATGTTTCACAAATTGAAGACATTACCAAGAGGAAGGAAATTGAAAACGACTTAGTGCTGAGTGAGAAAAAATACAGAACCATCTTTGAAAATGTGCAAGATGTATTCTACCAGACAGATCAGCAAGGATTAGTCATCGAAATAAGCCCTTCCATAGAACAATATTCAGGCTTTTCAAGAAGGGAGATTATTGGCAAGCCTGTATCCGACTTCTATTTTTATCCGCAAGATAGGGAACGGATCATGGAAAGCTTAATAACCAATGGTTACGTAATTGATTTTGAAGTTAGGTTAAAAACAAAAGACCATGAACTTCGCTACGCATCAGTAAATGCCAGATTGATTATTGAAAATGGATCTATTGTGGCAACTGAAGGAAGTATGAGAGATGTAACGACGAGAAAGTATCAAGAAAATGCATTAAAAGCATTAAACTCTGAGCTTACTGCATCTAACCAACAAAAGAATAAGTTACTTTCTATTATTGGCCACGATTTACGAAATCCAATTTCTGGTAGTTTGCAGCTTTTGGGACTAACAATTGACAGTTTATCTGAAATAGATCAGGATCAACTTAAAGAGTACCTTGAAGCAATGAAAAAGGGACTGTCTAGTGCTAATGAATTATTAGAAGATTTATTAGACTGGGCGAAATCTCAATTTAACGCAGCTACCTTTGCACCAGTTGAAATTGATGATGTGCGAGATTTGCTCGACAGAGCCATACAAACTATTGGTCCGTTGGCTGCTAAAAAGAACATCAACCTTGTAATCGACTTAAAAGAAATGATTTCTTTAAAAGCTGATAAAGCGATGCTCGAAACAATCATTCGTAATTTATTAACCAATGCCATAAAGTTTACATCGCCCAATGGCACAGTAACCTTAAGTGTTACTCCGCAAGAAATGGCGACCAAATTTTGTATAAGCGATACTGGTATTGGAATTCCGAAAGAACGAATAGCCTTACTGTTCGGTCAGACTGCTTTTAGCACATTTGGCACCGCCGATGAAAAAGGAACAGGAATGGGATTAGGTCTGTGTTATGATTTTGTTACCAAGCATAAAGGACAAATTTGGGCAGAAAGTGAAATAGGAAAAGGTAGTTGTTTCTGCTTCACAATACCAAAAATTGATGATTTCGATTGA
- a CDS encoding TIGR00730 family Rossman fold protein — protein MNSINALPEQTILKTVDLSAPRQEKDLEKVFLEGPRSRLKEFVFALKILIEFISGFRVLHFIGPCVAVFGSARVTEDSKFYQSAREIGAGLAKIGFTIITGGGPGIMEAANRGAKENKGQSVGCNIRLPKEQHPNPYLDKWFSCKYFFVRKVLMFKYSDAFVIMPGGIGTLDEFFEALTLIQTKKILDFPIILFGKDFWEPLQPLFNSMLTANMITAEDIKLVLFTDSVDEALEHIKITALAKHAEKRRQSFRRLRILGE, from the coding sequence ATGAACAGCATAAATGCTTTACCAGAACAGACAATCCTCAAAACTGTTGATTTAAGCGCTCCACGACAAGAAAAGGATCTGGAAAAGGTGTTTTTGGAAGGACCTCGCTCTCGATTGAAAGAGTTTGTTTTTGCTTTAAAAATATTGATCGAATTTATTTCTGGTTTCAGGGTATTACACTTTATTGGACCTTGTGTAGCCGTTTTTGGCTCGGCTAGGGTAACCGAAGATTCTAAGTTTTACCAAAGCGCAAGAGAAATTGGTGCTGGATTGGCTAAAATAGGTTTTACGATCATAACTGGGGGCGGACCAGGTATAATGGAGGCGGCAAATAGAGGAGCCAAAGAAAACAAAGGTCAGTCGGTAGGTTGTAACATCAGGTTACCAAAAGAGCAGCATCCTAACCCTTATTTAGACAAATGGTTTAGCTGTAAATATTTTTTCGTGAGAAAAGTACTGATGTTTAAATACTCTGATGCATTTGTAATTATGCCAGGCGGAATTGGCACACTAGACGAGTTTTTTGAAGCCCTTACACTCATTCAAACCAAAAAGATATTAGATTTTCCTATAATTCTATTCGGAAAGGATTTTTGGGAGCCTTTACAGCCTTTATTCAACTCTATGTTAACTGCAAATATGATTACTGCAGAGGATATCAAATTAGTGCTCTTTACAGATTCTGTTGATGAAGCGCTTGAACATATTAAAATTACCGCATTAGCAAAACATGCAGAAAAAAGAAGGCAAAGCTTTAGAAGACTGCGCATATTGGGCGAATAA
- a CDS encoding sulfite exporter TauE/SafE family protein, protein MIEKYWLFYLLALIAEIIGTISGFGSSILFIPIASLFFDFKIVLGITAIFHIFSNLSKIYLFKNGIDKRIAIKMGIPAVISVIIGALLTNLLPQKELEIMMSTAIFIVAIYLLFNSSKKLADTNSNLIKGGLVSGFLAGLVGTGGAIRGLTLTAFGLEKNVFIATSALIDLGVDTSRAIVYTANGYVHKEFLITLPFLLVISLLGTWVGKIALKKIPQNWFKNIVLIIILLTCLIKLLIYLFHNV, encoded by the coding sequence ATGATTGAGAAATACTGGCTATTTTATTTACTGGCGCTTATCGCCGAAATCATTGGGACAATCAGTGGTTTCGGTTCGTCGATACTTTTCATTCCAATTGCCTCCCTGTTTTTTGATTTTAAAATCGTCCTCGGCATTACAGCCATCTTCCACATCTTTAGCAACCTCTCCAAAATATACTTGTTTAAGAATGGCATTGATAAAAGAATTGCCATAAAAATGGGCATACCTGCAGTTATATCTGTAATCATTGGAGCATTGTTAACTAACCTTCTACCTCAGAAAGAGCTAGAAATAATGATGAGTACAGCTATTTTTATTGTTGCTATTTACCTGCTATTTAATTCTTCTAAAAAATTAGCCGATACAAATTCAAATTTGATAAAAGGTGGTTTGGTTTCTGGATTTTTAGCAGGCCTTGTGGGAACAGGTGGCGCCATACGTGGATTGACACTTACCGCATTCGGACTTGAAAAGAATGTGTTTATTGCTACCTCTGCACTAATTGATTTAGGGGTGGATACAAGTAGAGCAATTGTATATACCGCAAATGGCTACGTTCACAAAGAGTTTCTGATTACCCTACCCTTTTTATTAGTGATTAGTTTATTAGGAACCTGGGTGGGCAAAATAGCATTAAAGAAAATACCACAAAATTGGTTCAAAAACATTGTTTTAATTATTATTTTGCTTACCTGTTTAATAAAGCTTTTGATATATCTTTTTCATAATGTTTAG
- a CDS encoding HdeD family acid-resistance protein — MKKHSFNVIGYDTKYWWLLYASGVLFVFLGSWIIVSPQKSYLFLSLLLAIGLLTTGLFESLYSIFHIRKIKDWGWIFIGGLIDAILGVYLLNYPLIAIILMPFVIGIWMLFRAFMTVSSSIALKTIGVKGWLWLLVTSMVLILPSILILINPFAELINIVFITGIAFVLSGIFRIIFSQRLKSLMPK; from the coding sequence ATGAAAAAGCATAGTTTTAATGTAATTGGCTACGATACAAAGTATTGGTGGCTATTATATGCTAGTGGAGTGTTATTTGTTTTTTTAGGATCATGGATTATAGTTTCTCCTCAAAAATCTTATTTGTTTCTTAGCCTATTATTAGCCATAGGTTTGCTGACTACTGGTCTATTCGAATCCCTTTATTCAATCTTTCATATTCGTAAAATAAAAGATTGGGGTTGGATATTTATTGGGGGACTAATAGACGCGATTTTGGGAGTTTATTTACTGAATTATCCCTTGATTGCTATAATTTTAATGCCATTTGTTATTGGTATTTGGATGCTCTTTAGGGCATTCATGACAGTTAGCAGTTCGATAGCTTTAAAAACAATTGGTGTAAAAGGATGGTTATGGCTTTTGGTTACTAGTATGGTTTTAATCCTGCCATCAATTCTTATTCTCATAAACCCTTTTGCAGAACTAATTAACATAGTTTTCATTACAGGGATAGCTTTTGTGCTATCTGGCATATTTAGAATTATATTTTCGCAACGGTTGAAGAGTTTAATGCCTAAGTAG
- a CDS encoding YceI family protein: protein MKTNQKLQYGWNILKIAIVMFMLSPQVIMAQTAYKLTSSKDNAIKVLGKSNVHDWTMTAKDLESTGTFKFNSRDELVDLTALKFTVLAKSLKSDKTSMDNRTYKSIKADAFPKISYQLTFATVTMIQANKYAIQTTGTLTIAGKTQSIGMKVMALVNADGSITCHGTEKLMLTDYGIEPPSFMLGAMKVGNDLIIQFNLSYGKTSLAK, encoded by the coding sequence ATGAAAACTAATCAAAAACTCCAGTACGGCTGGAACATTTTAAAAATCGCTATTGTAATGTTTATGCTTTCACCACAGGTGATCATGGCTCAAACAGCATATAAGTTAACCTCCTCAAAAGATAATGCCATTAAGGTTTTGGGTAAATCAAATGTTCATGATTGGACAATGACTGCAAAAGATTTAGAAAGCACTGGCACTTTTAAGTTTAATAGTCGTGATGAACTGGTTGATTTAACGGCACTCAAATTTACCGTGCTTGCAAAAAGTTTAAAGAGTGATAAAACATCAATGGATAATAGGACTTATAAAAGCATAAAAGCTGATGCTTTTCCAAAAATTAGCTATCAACTTACGTTTGCTACAGTTACCATGATTCAAGCAAACAAATATGCTATTCAAACCACTGGTACATTAACCATAGCTGGTAAAACACAAAGCATAGGTATGAAAGTAATGGCTTTAGTAAATGCAGATGGCTCTATAACCTGCCATGGAACAGAAAAACTAATGTTAACCGATTACGGTATAGAGCCACCAAGTTTTATGCTGGGAGCCATGAAAGTTGGTAACGATTTAATCATTCAATTTAATTTAAGCTATGGTAAAACAAGCCTAGCTAAATAA
- a CDS encoding universal stress protein: MKKILIPIDFSVCADNAVHYAIQLARVAKADVHICHAIIPIESNIMYGIAISTQNDEQAQLLKTEQYLKTYAEKIIKDENLNTPTSPNLIYTCAAGTVKNVIKQMLEQQKIDLMIMGLSGAGEIKRFMMGSNSRDQIEAAKVPILLIPRKAHYAFIKKIAFATDLNIGDMNSIQNIARLFCRFEPEVLLTHIDALPSTIQNPNSDANLFLKNVTGKINYSKIYYRHIQQKSVNDGLMWLVEKGQVEILAMIHRHKGMFAELINGSHTQQMAKSITLPLLVLPED; encoded by the coding sequence ATGAAAAAGATTCTTATACCTATTGATTTTTCTGTTTGCGCAGATAACGCAGTTCATTATGCCATTCAATTGGCAAGGGTAGCAAAAGCTGATGTTCATATTTGCCATGCCATAATTCCTATAGAAAGTAATATCATGTATGGGATTGCTATTTCTACACAAAATGATGAGCAAGCGCAGTTATTAAAGACAGAACAATACCTTAAAACTTATGCTGAAAAAATTATTAAGGATGAAAATTTAAATACACCAACCTCTCCTAATTTAATTTATACTTGCGCAGCTGGGACTGTAAAAAACGTTATAAAACAAATGCTCGAACAACAAAAAATAGACTTAATGATAATGGGTTTGTCTGGAGCTGGTGAGATTAAAAGGTTTATGATGGGCAGCAATAGTAGAGATCAAATTGAGGCTGCAAAAGTTCCAATTCTATTGATTCCTAGAAAGGCACATTATGCTTTTATTAAAAAGATTGCATTTGCAACAGACCTTAATATTGGGGATATGAATTCGATACAAAATATTGCTAGGCTATTCTGCAGATTTGAACCTGAGGTTTTACTGACACATATAGATGCTTTACCCTCTACCATTCAGAACCCTAATAGTGATGCCAACTTGTTCCTGAAAAATGTAACTGGGAAAATCAATTATTCTAAAATCTATTATCGCCATATACAACAGAAAAGTGTTAATGATGGCTTAATGTGGTTAGTAGAAAAAGGCCAGGTGGAAATCTTGGCAATGATTCATCGTCATAAAGGGATGTTTGCAGAACTTATTAATGGTAGCCATACACAACAAATGGCAAAAAGTATAACGTTACCACTTTTAGTATTACCTGAAGATTAA
- a CDS encoding YceI family protein, with protein MKTLTAILLIFLLTSFKTSYTTANRASRWVISENSSLSVNGTTNINKFSCAILQYPKTDTVTVAQDKNNKIVLSGLLNIEVKNFDCSNMMMTKQLLKTLQDEKFPILRIKFLSLKETPSLDQGKSFIKGNVEIVIAGVAKRFEICYQLKMKNNSLELIGLQPINFSDFNLSPPKKMGKLIQAKDQLIVAFLLKMELAV; from the coding sequence ATGAAAACATTAACAGCCATCCTTTTAATTTTCCTTTTAACTAGTTTCAAAACAAGTTATACAACGGCAAATCGTGCTTCTAGATGGGTAATTAGTGAAAACAGCAGCCTCAGTGTGAATGGTACTACCAATATAAACAAGTTCTCCTGTGCAATTTTACAATATCCAAAAACAGATACGGTTACTGTTGCTCAAGATAAAAACAACAAAATTGTGCTTTCAGGTCTATTAAACATTGAAGTAAAAAACTTCGATTGTAGTAACATGATGATGACTAAACAATTGCTTAAGACCCTACAAGATGAGAAATTTCCAATCCTTCGAATCAAATTTTTATCGTTAAAGGAAACGCCAAGTTTAGATCAGGGAAAAAGTTTTATCAAAGGCAATGTAGAAATAGTTATAGCTGGAGTAGCTAAAAGATTTGAGATATGCTATCAATTAAAAATGAAGAACAACTCATTGGAGCTAATTGGGCTTCAACCCATCAACTTCTCAGATTTCAATCTATCACCGCCAAAAAAGATGGGTAAATTGATACAAGCAAAGGACCAGTTGATTGTTGCTTTCTTGTTGAAGATGGAATTGGCCGTGTAA
- a CDS encoding universal stress protein: MKKILLPIDYSTYSDNAVRYAINIAKKINAEIHLFHGIEMAELSPMAGVMMWPIENFSELKEDADEDLKVYIENLKDDTSLGFPLPNITFSSETGSVKKIIDKLSQESHIDLIIMGLAGAGKLDRFFLGSNSKDVIEKTCIPVLLVPKEAPYKPINKIAFATDFTEGDINSIHNVARIFCLLDPEILLVHIDEAASDFHDPRTPANVFLNRVTCKLNYSKIYYRHVNAKKVEEGLKWLSENGQIDMLAMIHRHPNLISRILDGSYTQKLATMVQLPLLVMPEDKTPIGW, from the coding sequence ATGAAAAAGATACTTCTACCTATAGATTACTCTACCTATTCAGATAATGCAGTAAGATATGCTATAAATATTGCTAAAAAAATAAATGCTGAGATCCACCTTTTCCATGGTATTGAAATGGCTGAACTTAGCCCGATGGCTGGAGTAATGATGTGGCCAATAGAAAACTTTAGCGAATTAAAGGAAGATGCTGACGAAGATTTAAAGGTTTATATTGAAAATTTAAAAGATGATACTTCACTTGGTTTTCCACTACCAAATATCACTTTTAGTAGCGAGACTGGTTCGGTAAAAAAGATAATTGATAAGCTTTCTCAAGAAAGCCATATAGATCTTATAATAATGGGTTTAGCTGGAGCTGGAAAACTTGATCGGTTCTTTTTGGGAAGCAATAGCAAGGATGTTATAGAAAAAACATGTATTCCTGTGTTGTTAGTTCCAAAAGAAGCGCCTTATAAACCAATTAACAAAATAGCTTTTGCCACAGACTTTACCGAAGGTGATATAAATTCTATACACAATGTAGCTAGAATATTTTGCCTTTTAGATCCAGAAATCCTTCTCGTTCACATAGATGAAGCAGCCTCAGACTTTCATGACCCAAGAACACCAGCAAATGTTTTTTTGAATAGAGTAACTTGTAAACTTAATTATTCGAAAATCTACTACAGGCATGTAAACGCTAAAAAAGTAGAGGAAGGACTTAAATGGTTGTCTGAAAATGGTCAAATTGATATGTTAGCTATGATCCATCGTCACCCAAACTTAATTTCAAGAATACTAGATGGAAGTTACACTCAAAAACTAGCAACCATGGTACAACTGCCCTTATTGGTTATGCCTGAAGACAAAACACCAATTGGGTGGTAA
- a CDS encoding universal stress protein gives MKNILVPTDFSIAAENAAHYAINFAKAQKSNIILCNAFKVPSESPIAAQVAWPLIEEVDLEIESDSSLNELVHKLDNEKLTVTNNYCPQITFESEKGEVCQVVKEFVTRKNIDLVVMGMAGAGQLVQWALGSNSKEMIDKADFPVLYVPYVAKYKSIKTIAFSTNLSIDDLEPLQYLCKMATNLDAEIVVYHITSYELEQIERVEGRNLAYYNDVIKKLAYDNIRFENIWHSDIDEGFRWIRNNKEIDLVAMVHRQHSLLDKLLNGSYAHKLSRFTEIPLLIFQPSEKKYSYEKA, from the coding sequence ATGAAAAATATATTAGTGCCAACAGATTTTTCAATTGCTGCAGAAAACGCAGCCCATTATGCCATCAATTTTGCAAAAGCGCAAAAATCAAATATCATACTTTGTAATGCCTTCAAGGTGCCTTCAGAATCTCCAATTGCAGCACAAGTTGCTTGGCCATTAATAGAAGAGGTTGATCTTGAAATAGAATCAGACAGTAGCCTTAATGAACTTGTTCACAAACTTGATAATGAAAAACTTACCGTAACCAATAACTATTGCCCTCAAATTACTTTCGAAAGTGAAAAAGGAGAAGTTTGCCAAGTTGTTAAAGAATTTGTAACACGAAAAAATATAGATTTAGTTGTTATGGGTATGGCTGGTGCCGGTCAACTGGTACAATGGGCTTTAGGCAGCAATAGCAAAGAAATGATTGATAAAGCTGATTTCCCAGTTTTATATGTGCCTTATGTTGCTAAATACAAGTCAATTAAAACAATTGCCTTCTCAACCAATTTATCCATTGATGATTTAGAGCCGCTCCAATATCTGTGTAAGATGGCAACTAATCTCGATGCAGAAATTGTGGTTTATCACATTACAAGTTATGAGTTAGAGCAAATAGAAAGGGTAGAAGGAAGAAATCTGGCTTACTATAATGATGTTATTAAAAAGTTAGCTTACGATAATATCAGATTTGAAAATATTTGGCATTCTGATATAGATGAAGGATTTAGGTGGATAAGAAATAATAAAGAAATTGACCTTGTTGCCATGGTTCATCGCCAACATAGTTTACTAGATAAATTATTAAATGGTAGTTATGCTCATAAACTCTCGAGGTTTACAGAAATTCCTTTGCTCATTTTCCAACCAAGCGAAAAAAAATACAGTTATGAAAAAGCATAG
- a CDS encoding L,D-transpeptidase family protein encodes MKTGQTISIIRIGHKLMTLAMGIFFILSFFANDDLFAQSTSISFATPDSIKIEIEKQLDNPDLLKQFNFPKTVKRFYSLNSNQANWLRPEQDIKPTVSAMLLLDCVRQFGLQPADYHNKVLNYVLMYDALNNNKLKATVKVEFELLLTDAMISMINHLHNGKYNPFLDKDSIDNGLKNEFNAEELLLKFKNSSSLMENILAVQPQIDEYSKLQGYMKLIAGQYTCDAYETPEKEIRLISMNMERLRWINTAGSTYLHVNIPTYKLYYHTADSIYEFKVVVGKPSTPTPTLKSFISHLESAPDWKVPHKIFINELLPKAIKDNSYFDNNHMAVYDQKENFISINSKTIAQIKQNPKLYHARQTAGCDNALGKVVFRFNNAYDVYLHDTPEQQYFSRSKRALSHGCVRVQKAENLAALLLEKDQQSNQITTLKTAMINYTKRQFTLKNPVPVLITYLTTTVENGLIVYHEDTYKLDNVLEKQIFGEPAQFNKVSIKK; translated from the coding sequence ATGAAAACTGGTCAAACTATCTCCATTATCAGAATAGGTCATAAGTTGATGACCTTAGCAATGGGTATCTTTTTTATACTTTCTTTTTTTGCTAATGATGATCTGTTTGCACAGTCAACGAGCATCAGCTTTGCTACACCAGATTCAATTAAAATTGAAATTGAGAAACAGTTAGACAATCCTGACTTATTAAAGCAATTTAACTTTCCAAAAACTGTAAAACGATTTTATAGCCTAAACTCAAATCAAGCTAATTGGTTAAGGCCAGAGCAGGATATTAAGCCTACAGTTTCAGCGATGCTTTTATTGGATTGTGTAAGACAATTCGGATTGCAACCAGCAGATTACCATAATAAAGTTCTCAATTACGTATTGATGTATGATGCACTGAATAACAATAAATTAAAAGCCACCGTGAAAGTGGAATTTGAGCTATTACTAACTGATGCGATGATCAGTATGATTAACCATTTGCATAATGGTAAATACAACCCTTTTTTAGATAAAGATTCAATTGATAATGGTTTAAAGAATGAGTTTAATGCAGAAGAACTGTTGTTAAAATTTAAAAACAGTTCTAGTTTAATGGAAAACATTTTAGCCGTACAACCTCAAATTGATGAATATAGCAAATTACAAGGTTATATGAAATTGATAGCTGGTCAATATACCTGTGATGCTTATGAAACACCTGAAAAAGAAATCAGATTAATTAGCATGAATATGGAAAGGTTAAGGTGGATCAATACTGCCGGTTCTACTTATTTACACGTAAACATTCCAACTTACAAACTTTATTACCATACTGCAGATTCAATTTATGAATTTAAGGTGGTTGTTGGTAAACCTTCAACGCCAACCCCTACTTTAAAAAGCTTTATTTCTCATTTAGAAAGTGCACCGGATTGGAAAGTACCGCATAAAATTTTTATTAATGAACTCTTACCAAAAGCGATAAAGGATAATTCTTATTTCGATAATAATCACATGGCTGTTTATGATCAAAAAGAAAATTTCATCAGCATTAACAGCAAAACTATCGCTCAAATAAAGCAAAACCCCAAATTATACCATGCTAGGCAAACAGCAGGTTGCGATAATGCCTTAGGAAAAGTAGTTTTCCGTTTTAATAATGCGTATGACGTTTATTTACATGACACACCTGAGCAGCAATATTTCAGTCGTTCGAAAAGAGCGCTTAGTCACGGTTGCGTGAGGGTACAAAAAGCAGAAAATTTAGCTGCCTTGTTGTTGGAGAAAGATCAGCAATCAAACCAAATTACAACACTTAAGACAGCTATGATCAATTATACCAAACGGCAATTTACCCTCAAAAACCCAGTTCCCGTCCTCATTACTTACCTCACTACTACTGTAGAAAACGGGCTTATCGTGTACCATGAAGACACATACAAATTAGACAATGTCTTAGAAAAACAGATATTTGGCGAGCCGGCTCAATTCAATAAAGTTTCCATTAAAAAATAA